The following coding sequences are from one Salvia hispanica cultivar TCC Black 2014 chromosome 3, UniMelb_Shisp_WGS_1.0, whole genome shotgun sequence window:
- the LOC125212066 gene encoding leucine-rich repeat extensin-like protein 6, translating to MAAALSLLIFSLISASLPAPSLSATAITAITRDQIACTMCSSCDNPCQPIFSPPPPEPVLSPPPPVPSPPPPSPPPPYGVNCPPPPSPPCGGGCGGVYYYPPPQTSYYYPPPSGGGAYYPPPNPSSTDYLTPTPPNPIMPYFPFYYYNPPPSNPHTGDYNSAQSTSHSKFPPLLIAISLFLLL from the coding sequence ATGGCCGCCGCTCTCTCACTCCTcatcttctctctcatctccGCCTCCCTCCCCGCCCCCTCTCTCTCCGCCACCGCCATAACCGCCATCACCAGAGACCAGATCGCCTGCACAATGTGCTCGTCCTGCGACAATCCCTGCCAACCGATCTTctctcctccgccgccggagCCGGTCCTCTCCCCTCCACCGCCGGTCCCCTCCCCTCCGCCACCttccccgccgccgccgtaCGGTGTCAATTGTCCCCCTCCGCCTTCGCCGCCCTGCGGCGGAGGCTGCGGAGGCGTCTACTACTATCCGCCGCCGCAAACCTCTTACTATTATCCCCCACCTTCCGGCGGCGGCGCGTACTATCCACCGCCAAACCCTAGCTCCACCGATTACCTCACTCCGACGCCGCCGAATCCAATTATGCCGTATTTCCCCTTCTATTACTACAATCCGCCGCCGTCGAACCCCCACACCGGCGATTACAATTCCGCCCAATCCACATCTCACTCCAAATTTCCGCCTCTTCTCATCGCGATTTCACTCTTTTTACtcctttaa
- the LOC125216530 gene encoding histone H1-like — MVNAKKDPTKKNDDSSHSSLHPPYFQMISEAITEMKDRSGSSQPAIAKLMEEHYAKQLPPNFKKNLSIQLKRLVKSDKLVKVKNSYKISAAEKAKKTAKAAPEKASSKEKKDVEKAKKTKRLSQVKTPEALKKKSKARSGGEKMKKATPAKRKIGGTIGSSPPAKKAKK; from the exons ATGGTGAATGCGAAGAAGGATCCAACTAAGAAGAATGACGATTCTTCCCATTCGTCTCTCCACCCGCCCTACTTTCAG ATGATAAGTGAAGCCATAACCGAGATGAAGGATCGCAGCGGCTCAAGCCAGCCGGCGATCGCGAAATTGATGGAGGAACACTACGCGAAGCAGCTTCCCCCaaacttcaaaaaaaatcTCTCGATTCAGTTGAAGAGGCTCGTGAAATCCGACAAATTAGTGAAGGTGAAGAACTCGTACAAGATATCCGCGGCGGAGAAGGCGAAGAAAACCGCGAAAGCCGCTCCGGAGAAAGCGAGCAGCAAGGAGAAGAAAGATGTGGAGAAAGCGAAGAAGACGAAGAGGCTGAGCCAGGTGAAGACGCCGGAggcattgaagaagaagagcaagGCGAGGAGCGGCGgtgagaagatgaagaaggcgACGCCGGCGAAGAGGAAAATCGGTGGGACAATCGGCTCCAGCCCGCCTGCAAAGAAAGCTAAGAAATGa